In the Drosophila biarmipes strain raj3 chromosome X, RU_DBia_V1.1, whole genome shotgun sequence genome, one interval contains:
- the LOC108025930 gene encoding mucin-17 isoform X1 translates to MASNSTKKSKNTGMRILWIPGRKSHSKGRFNTTNKQISYSGPQKKSEVWSLGGSKAQSELIDFPSPDISGTSPSSSLSIVATCSMVQGTSTSERASSDDLGIVSETGTLPTTPLSTNSPILNSPTSETASASTRVMTSPNVITTVVIQDLHNFVSPDDLPKVPAIQSQETEVVLNSSAGTTASIATTSSPMANHKQGSPPANHSQQTTPQKSRYKNHNNNQEDINSIESISSFPRFQGNATDFDWIDDMVQQRNCNEVMHKNKRKKSKKVEGLEADQLDGKLFGYDNDKAKLNGKDDGDKDEKVVKCLYYSLMCCDCTIS, encoded by the exons ATGGCTTCCAACTCGACGAAGAAAAGCAAGAACACCGGTATGCGCATACTGTGGATACCGGGTCGGAAGTCGCATTCCAAGGGCCGCTTCAATACCACCAACAAACAGATCTCGTACTCGGGTCCGCAGAAAAAGAGCGAAGTGTGGTCCCTGGGCGGCAGCAAGGCACAGTCCGAGCTGATTGACTT TCCCTCCCCCGATATATCCGGCACTTCCCCATCCTCGTCGCTGAGCATTGTGGCTACCTGCTCCATGGTGCAGGGGACCTCGACCAGCGAAAGAGCCTCCTCTGATGACCTGGGCATCGTTTCGGAGACTGGCACACTGCCCACCACGCCGTTGAGCACCAACTCGCCGATCCTGAACAGTCCCACTTCCGAGACGGCCTCAGCCTCCACGCGCGTCATGACTTCGCCGAATGTCATCACCACCGTTGTAATACAGGACTTG CACAATTTCGTGAGTCCCGACGACTTGCCCAAAGTGCCAGCCATCCAATCGCAGGAAACCGAGGTGGTGCTAAACAGCTCGGCGGGAACCACAGCCTCGATAGCCACCACCTCTTCGCCCATGGCCAACCACAAGCAGGGATCCCCACCGGCAAACCATTCCCAGCAAACCACTCCACAGAAGAGTAGATATAAGAATCACAACAATAACCAG GAGGATATCAACTCGATCGAAAGCATTTCCAGTTTCCCGAGGTTTCAGGGCAACGCCACCGACTTCGATTGGATCGACGACATGGTGCAGCAGCGCAACTGCAACGAGGTGATGCACAAAAACAAGAGGAAGAAGTCCAAGAAGGTCGAGGGCCTGGAGGCCGATCAACTGGACGGGAAGCTCTTTGGCTACGACAATGACAAGGCTAAATTGAATGGCAAGGATGACGGCGACAAGGACGAAAAGGTCGTCAAATGCTTGTACTACTCACTCATGTGCTGCGACTGTACTATATCTTGA
- the LOC108025930 gene encoding uncharacterized protein LOC108025930 isoform X2: MVQGTSTSERASSDDLGIVSETGTLPTTPLSTNSPILNSPTSETASASTRVMTSPNVITTVVIQDLHNFVSPDDLPKVPAIQSQETEVVLNSSAGTTASIATTSSPMANHKQGSPPANHSQQTTPQKSRYKNHNNNQEDINSIESISSFPRFQGNATDFDWIDDMVQQRNCNEVMHKNKRKKSKKVEGLEADQLDGKLFGYDNDKAKLNGKDDGDKDEKVVKCLYYSLMCCDCTIS; encoded by the exons ATGGTGCAGGGGACCTCGACCAGCGAAAGAGCCTCCTCTGATGACCTGGGCATCGTTTCGGAGACTGGCACACTGCCCACCACGCCGTTGAGCACCAACTCGCCGATCCTGAACAGTCCCACTTCCGAGACGGCCTCAGCCTCCACGCGCGTCATGACTTCGCCGAATGTCATCACCACCGTTGTAATACAGGACTTG CACAATTTCGTGAGTCCCGACGACTTGCCCAAAGTGCCAGCCATCCAATCGCAGGAAACCGAGGTGGTGCTAAACAGCTCGGCGGGAACCACAGCCTCGATAGCCACCACCTCTTCGCCCATGGCCAACCACAAGCAGGGATCCCCACCGGCAAACCATTCCCAGCAAACCACTCCACAGAAGAGTAGATATAAGAATCACAACAATAACCAG GAGGATATCAACTCGATCGAAAGCATTTCCAGTTTCCCGAGGTTTCAGGGCAACGCCACCGACTTCGATTGGATCGACGACATGGTGCAGCAGCGCAACTGCAACGAGGTGATGCACAAAAACAAGAGGAAGAAGTCCAAGAAGGTCGAGGGCCTGGAGGCCGATCAACTGGACGGGAAGCTCTTTGGCTACGACAATGACAAGGCTAAATTGAATGGCAAGGATGACGGCGACAAGGACGAAAAGGTCGTCAAATGCTTGTACTACTCACTCATGTGCTGCGACTGTACTATATCTTGA